A part of Drosophila ananassae strain 14024-0371.13 chromosome 2R, ASM1763931v2, whole genome shotgun sequence genomic DNA contains:
- the LOC6492980 gene encoding 3 beta-hydroxysteroid dehydrogenase/Delta 5-->4-isomerase yields MSGGKSGGEVLLITGGSGFLGQHLIKQLLERREELGIKEIRSLDIVPYKNNIGHEETPILRTFVGDIGGDRDALSPIFAGVDGVFHCAASVKIEYPPNYEELERVNVNGTLSVVDLCIQNNVKRLLYTSCTSVCFVPFKGRSTFSAVINSTESKTDTPTLDSSTLWEQDGEFLIAGYASSKLRAENIVLNSNGAPLQNQQDYLATSAIRAPLTYGECDSHFITNIFEYLSTRGWVFPRIAGVGGKQQLVYAGNVAWGHICAYKALKISDKAVNGLPVFVTDDTGINDVSRFIQKMAVLGERFKVKTSWWYIPHFLYFFLAFLLEVVVRILYPYTKYRLRYSPRAIASYTSSMLMYNRLRASIHMDYMPLYDPDTGAERSAKWYAKWWDERQNSRRQKKSS; encoded by the exons AGATTCGGTCGTTGGACATTGTGCCCTACAAAAACAACATTGGGCATGAGGAGACACCTATTCTGCGCACCTTTGTTGGTGACATCGGAGGCGATCGCGATGCACTCAGTCCAATCTTCGCCGGGGTGGATGGAGTCTTCCATTGTGCCGCCTCGGTGAAAATCGAGTATCCGCCCAACTACGAGGAACTGGAGCGAGTAAATGTGAACG gTACCTTATCTGTGGTAGATCTGTGCATCCAGAACAATGTAAAGCGATTGCTCTACACCagttgcacctccgtttgctTTGTACCCTTCAAGGGACGCAGTACCTTCTCGGCGGTTATCAACTCCACGGAATCCAAGACCGACACACCTACCCTGGATAGTTCTACTCTTTGGGAACAGGACGGCGAATTCCTGATAGCAGGATATGCATCCAGCAAGCTGAGAGCAGAGAATATTGTGCTCAACTCGAATGGAGCTCCACTGCAAAACCAGCAGG aTTATTTGGCCACTAGTGCTATTCGGGCTCCTCTGACTTACGGCGAATGCGATTCCCATTTCATCACGAACATTTTTGAGTATCTCTCCACCCGGGGATGGGTCTTCCCAAGGATTGCTGGTGTCGGAGGCAAGCAGCAGTTGGTCTATGCCGGGAACGTGGCCTGGGGACACATTTGTGCCTATAAAGCGCTAAAAATATccgataaggcggttaatggCCTTCCAGTTTTCGTTACTGATGATACGGGCATCAACGATGTGTCCAGATTTATACAGAAGATGGCAGTGCTGGGCGAGCGCTTCAAGGTGAAGACCAGCTGGTGGTATATACCCCACTTCCTGTACTTCTTCCTGGCTTTCCTGCTGGAGGTGGTGGTGAGAATTTTGTATCCGTACACCAAGTACCGCCTGCGCTACTCTCCCCGGGCCATCGCCTCCTATACGTCCTCGATGCTGATGTACAATCGCCTGAGAGCCTCCATCCACATGGACTACATGCCACTCTACGATCCGGATACGGGTGCCGAGCGGAGCGCCAAGTGGTACGCCAAGTGGTGGGACGAGCGACAGAACTCCAGAAGGCAGAAGAAGTCCAGCTGA